From a single Loxodonta africana isolate mLoxAfr1 chromosome 9, mLoxAfr1.hap2, whole genome shotgun sequence genomic region:
- the LOC111749833 gene encoding complement C5-like isoform X1, whose amino-acid sequence MMHEATQKTKVRTDDPDLSEEYQASNDYQALGYSSHSQNFDSLNWTDSCKDLLVGEHLSITVIPQSPHIDKITHYYYLISSKGKIVHFGTEKKLPGSSCQYLNISVTWDMVPIAHLLAYCYTVMGKQTAELVSDSICLHSEAKRGNQLQILLSPNKDIHFPGQAISLILETEKHGWLYQLWIVLDVAAKEEPWKELSRVTDGYWYIA is encoded by the exons ATGATGCATGAAGCAACACAAAAGACAAAG GTAAGAACTGATGACCCAGACCTTTCAGAAGAATATCAGGCCAGCAATGATTATCAAGCATTAGGCTACTCATCACACAGCCAAAATTTCGATTCCCTTAACTGGACAGACAGTTGTAAGGATTTGCTTGTGGGAGAACATCTGAGTATAACTGTTATCCCTCAGAGCCCACATATAGACAAAATTACACACTACTATTACTTG ATTTCGTCTAAGGGCAAAATTGTACACTTTGGCACAGAGAAGAAACTCCCTGGTTCATCTTGCCAATATTTAAACATTTCTGTGACTTGGGACATGGTTCCTATAGCCCATCTTCTCGCCTACTGTTACACTGTCATGGGAAAGCAGACAGCAGAATTGGTGTCTGACTCAATCTGCCTGCACAGTGAGGCAAAACGTGGCAACCAGCTCCAG ATCCTTCTGTCTCCAAATAAAGATATACATTTTCCGGGGCAAGCTATATCTCTTATTCTGGAAACTGAGAAGCATGGGTGGCTGTATCAGCTGTGGATAGTGCTGGACGTGGCAGCCAAAGAAGAACCCTGGAAAGAGTTAAGTAGGGTAACCGATGGTTACTGGTACATAGCTTAG
- the LOC111749833 gene encoding complement C5-like isoform X2, with product MMHEATQKTKVRTDDPDLSEEYQASNDYQALGYSSHSQNFDSLNWTDSCKDLLVGEHLSITVIPQSPHIDKITHYYYLISSKGKIVHFGTEKKLPGSSCQYLNISVTWDMVPIAHLLAYCYTVMGKQTAELVSDSICLHSEAKRGNQLQILLSPNKDIHFPGQAISLILETEKHGWLYQLWIVLDVAAKEEPWKEEGI from the exons ATGATGCATGAAGCAACACAAAAGACAAAG GTAAGAACTGATGACCCAGACCTTTCAGAAGAATATCAGGCCAGCAATGATTATCAAGCATTAGGCTACTCATCACACAGCCAAAATTTCGATTCCCTTAACTGGACAGACAGTTGTAAGGATTTGCTTGTGGGAGAACATCTGAGTATAACTGTTATCCCTCAGAGCCCACATATAGACAAAATTACACACTACTATTACTTG ATTTCGTCTAAGGGCAAAATTGTACACTTTGGCACAGAGAAGAAACTCCCTGGTTCATCTTGCCAATATTTAAACATTTCTGTGACTTGGGACATGGTTCCTATAGCCCATCTTCTCGCCTACTGTTACACTGTCATGGGAAAGCAGACAGCAGAATTGGTGTCTGACTCAATCTGCCTGCACAGTGAGGCAAAACGTGGCAACCAGCTCCAG ATCCTTCTGTCTCCAAATAAAGATATACATTTTCCGGGGCAAGCTATATCTCTTATTCTGGAAACTGAGAAGCATGGGTGGCTGTATCAGCTGTGGATAGTGCTGGACGTGGCAGCCAAAGAAGAACCCTGGAAAGA GGAAGGGATATGA